In the Pontibacillus yanchengensis genome, one interval contains:
- the nadC gene encoding carboxylating nicotinate-nucleotide diphosphorylase, with the protein MNKIKLRQLIEQFYLEDIGEGDQTSNLLFESTTRGKVHFIAKETGIFCGTDVIEIGYELLTKDNAVHIFIQDGDQVEEGQIIATVEGPMSTLLTGERVILNVIQRMSGVATITKQAVLLLDSPYTRICDTRKTTPGLRMLEKYAVRMGGGFNHRNGLYDAVMIKDNHIAFAGSITKAVASLREQLGHMIKIEVETETEEQVREAVEAGVDCIMFDNRTPDEIEKFDKLVPISITTEASGGINLANLHTYRHTGVNYISLGCLTHSATALDISVRVEMQ; encoded by the coding sequence ATGAACAAAATCAAGCTACGGCAATTAATTGAACAATTTTACCTTGAAGATATAGGGGAAGGCGATCAAACAAGTAACCTTCTTTTTGAGTCAACCACAAGAGGCAAAGTTCATTTCATTGCCAAAGAAACAGGTATTTTTTGCGGAACGGATGTCATTGAAATAGGCTATGAGCTTTTAACGAAAGACAACGCGGTCCATATCTTTATACAAGATGGTGATCAAGTTGAAGAGGGCCAGATAATCGCGACAGTGGAAGGTCCGATGTCCACGCTGTTAACAGGTGAACGCGTTATCTTAAACGTCATCCAAAGAATGAGTGGGGTAGCTACGATTACGAAACAAGCAGTACTCCTACTCGATAGCCCATACACGAGAATTTGTGATACCAGAAAAACAACCCCTGGTCTTCGAATGCTTGAAAAATATGCGGTCCGAATGGGTGGTGGCTTTAATCATCGAAACGGGCTATATGATGCTGTCATGATTAAGGATAATCATATTGCGTTTGCAGGTTCGATTACCAAAGCTGTCGCTTCATTACGTGAACAGTTGGGACATATGATCAAAATTGAAGTCGAAACGGAAACAGAGGAGCAGGTCCGAGAAGCAGTCGAAGCAGGAGTTGATTGCATCATGTTCGATAATCGTACACCTGACGAAATCGAAAAATTTGATAAGCTCGTTCCCATTTCCATAACGACAGAAGCTTCTGGCGGTATTAATCTAGCAAACTTGCATACCTATCGCCACACAGGTGTTAATTATATATCACTTGGGTGTTTAACCCATTCAGCAACAGCCCTTGATATTAGTGTCAGAGTTGAAATGCAATAA
- the nadB gene encoding L-aspartate oxidase: MMQKTDVVIIGSGVASLQLASKLSKHLNVIVLTKSSLQHGNSSLAQGGIAAAIGLDDDPYQHYLDTLEAGRYSNNHQAVQSLTEEAPEIIEELLQQGCEFDLTEDGTPSLGMEGSHRHHRIVHGGGDQTGKRIVDYLIQQTGENITVIEDFLVYELLVDPSSNTCYGVKGKDSAGDIQTFIANHIVLSTGGCGQVYSLTSNASTVTGDGIALAYKAGATVMDMEFVQFHPTLLYLNGETKGLVSEAVRGEGAKLVNEHGEQIMKGVHPLQDLGPRHVVSQTIYDYIQQGHTVYLDIRSIPNFQKRFPGITSLCESNGVVIADGFIPVAPGCHFLMGGIQTNEMGKTSIHGLYAIGETACTGIHGANRLASNSLLEGLVYGKRLANYINQQPRRFYHSIPTHLIQAQPSEHTFSPLPSITQIQEKMMRHTGIVREKNSLNEQIKWLESYSLKHLLQANYNALSKEQITTIFMLITSWLVTSSSLTREESRGGHFRNDFPVEKKEWETKHIFHQKQYKKGDIYEQNQATAIN, encoded by the coding sequence ATGATGCAAAAGACAGACGTTGTCATAATTGGTAGTGGGGTTGCGTCACTACAGCTTGCGAGCAAGCTTTCTAAGCATTTAAATGTGATTGTTCTCACAAAGTCTAGCCTTCAACATGGAAACTCTTCCTTAGCACAAGGCGGAATTGCTGCAGCTATCGGCTTGGATGATGACCCTTACCAACATTACTTAGATACATTAGAAGCTGGAAGATATAGCAACAACCATCAAGCAGTTCAATCATTAACGGAAGAAGCCCCAGAAATTATTGAAGAGCTTTTACAACAAGGGTGTGAATTTGACCTTACCGAAGATGGTACCCCTTCGTTAGGTATGGAGGGCTCACACCGGCACCACCGTATTGTTCACGGTGGAGGTGATCAGACGGGGAAGCGAATAGTCGATTATTTAATTCAACAAACTGGAGAAAACATTACCGTGATTGAAGATTTTTTGGTTTACGAGTTACTGGTCGATCCCTCTTCCAATACTTGCTATGGTGTAAAAGGAAAAGATAGTGCGGGTGATATTCAAACCTTTATAGCTAATCACATCGTCCTCTCCACTGGCGGTTGTGGGCAGGTATATTCATTGACCTCAAATGCGTCAACCGTAACTGGAGACGGAATAGCGCTTGCTTATAAAGCTGGAGCAACAGTGATGGATATGGAATTTGTGCAGTTTCACCCCACTCTCCTTTATTTAAATGGGGAAACAAAAGGATTGGTTTCAGAAGCCGTAAGGGGCGAGGGTGCCAAACTAGTCAATGAACATGGTGAACAGATCATGAAGGGCGTTCATCCCTTACAAGATCTCGGACCTCGTCATGTTGTATCTCAAACCATTTACGACTATATTCAACAAGGTCATACCGTTTATCTAGACATCCGCTCCATTCCAAACTTCCAGAAACGATTTCCTGGTATTACGAGCTTATGTGAGTCAAATGGAGTGGTGATTGCTGATGGGTTTATTCCTGTTGCACCTGGGTGTCACTTTTTAATGGGTGGCATTCAGACGAATGAAATGGGAAAAACCTCCATCCACGGACTATACGCTATTGGAGAAACAGCATGTACTGGGATTCATGGGGCAAACAGGCTAGCAAGCAATTCATTACTTGAAGGGCTTGTCTATGGGAAACGTTTAGCTAATTACATTAATCAGCAGCCAAGAAGATTCTATCATTCTATCCCAACTCACTTAATACAAGCTCAGCCTAGTGAACATACTTTTTCACCTCTTCCATCCATTACCCAAATACAAGAAAAGATGATGAGGCACACAGGTATTGTTCGAGAAAAAAACTCCTTAAACGAACAAATCAAATGGCTTGAATCATATTCCCTAAAACATTTATTGCAAGCAAACTATAACGCCCTTTCCAAAGAGCAAATTACAACTATTTTTATGCTCATCACATCTTGGCTGGTGACGTCCTCTTCCTTAACACGCGAAGAAAGCCGTGGAGGACATTTTAGAAATGATTTTCCAGTTGAAAAGAAAGAATGGGAGACCAAGCATATCTTCCACCAGAAACAATACAAAAAGGGTGACATATATGAACAAAATCAAGCTACGGCAATTAATTGA